The Amphiprion ocellaris isolate individual 3 ecotype Okinawa chromosome 12, ASM2253959v1, whole genome shotgun sequence region AGCGTGTGTTCTTTTTCAATTGCCAGCAACATACCACCAGACTGTAGGCCCGCGCTGTGTTATCCCCTGAGCATGTGTACAATAAGCCATCGTGAACTTGCAAGCCGAGAACGGGGCCGGTGTGACCTTCAAATGCTCCCTCGGATGGTTCCTGATCCTCAGCAGGCTCTGAAATAACAGCAATTAAGCTGATTTCAACATCTTATTTTTGTATGCAACATTTAACACAAACAGGACAATACTCACCTGCAGGACTCGTTGCTTCGTTTGCTGTCATAGAAAAAGGCTGAATCTTTCTGTGGGGTCAATAGAGAAAAGCTGGTCACATTTCTTTTGTGTTCACTTCAGTTTGCAATAAAGTGACCCTGTAAAGTTCAAGACCGTCTATGAAATGATCCCTAGGATGAACCTCACCTGTCAGTGTCAATTTGCTGAAGAGTCCGTGTGCTTTCAGTGCTCTGTGGACGCTCTGGCTGCACTGGAACATTAGAATCTGTCTCTGGTGATTCCTCATGGTCAGACTCAATGTATATGACCACTGAGTTGGAGGAGTCAATCACTTCCACAGAATCATCGCTTTGATTCCCTTCATCATTTGCTACAGCAGCACTTTCATGTCTTTCGCGGACAGACTTGTCAGTTGCTGGCTCTCTTAATTTAACTTGTCCTTTGCTGTGATTTCCTGCTGCCACTTCATCACAAACACTTTCTGCTGgatctgctgctgtcttcacacAGTCCTTCATCCCCTTCTGTTTCTCTTGCTCCTGCTGCCTGGCAGATGATTCAGGAGGAGGCGGATTCACTGATGCGGAGCTCTCTGCTGTGGGTTGcttagcagaagcagcagtgGTTGCAGGAGTGGTTAGGTGTGGTGGTTGGAGCagcagagaggggaggagaTTAGGGGGAAATAAAGGCACAGGTTGCTTCATAGAGACCTGAGGGGCATCAGTGTTACAGGACACTGTGTTGGCAAAATAGCTGGTCTGTCCAGCTGTGGGCAGCTGGCAGATTTCTTGCTTTGCTGACAGAGTGGGGGGAGTTGGCTGAGGTTGAGGGGTAGACGATGCTGAGGTTGTAGCAGGTGTTTGTTGGCTTGAGGAGGTGGGGAAGGCACCAGAGGTAGAAAGAGAAGGTGGCTGCACAGTAGTAGCAACCAGTGCTGAAGAGGTGGAGGGTTTCTCTGCCAGATTAGATGCTCCAGTGTACCCTTCTGGAAAagattggggaaaaaaaacatttgtcacCTACCAAACCACTTTAAGCACAAGTTTTCCTGTTTGTATAGATCTACTGTACCTTGCATTTCCTGCAGGATCTCAATGCGCTTGGCTCTCAGACCATTGACCTCCGCAGTGAACTgaagcaacagaaaaaacatttaccaTGAATCTATGAATGGACACCCGAGGAAAAgataaacatttattattttcttcgTTAGTGGTGTCACCTGCTGTCTTAGTAACATCAGTCTTTGGACTTCTGCGTAGGCAGCTTGCAGGGCATTGCGGGCCTGGAACAGAGACTGGTCCAAATCTTGCAACGAGTGGCTCAACTCCTCCTCCCTCAGCGAAACCACCAAGAGCTGGTCCATTGAACTGTGgtctgaaagtgaaatattctTCAAACTTAAGGttttatttcataatgaaaTAGACTTTAAAAAGGCTACTACAATCACATTGTCGGAAAATGCAGCCAAACTAATGCAGCGGAGATATGCACAAATAATTATTTCTTGGTTGTGGTCAGTGTGCAGGTGTTACACTTTTACTGCTGTCGTTCTGAAAGAgcccacattatgcacatttacaggtttataattatatttttagcatCTACTAAAACACATTTGCATGCTTTCATGTTCAGGAGCTTTCTGTGGGAGATGACCCCTTTTAGCCCTTTTACAAGCACACAAAAGCAGCTATataacacacaaaagcacaataataaagcatcagaaaaatataaattaccCTTGTTGGAGTtcattgtcttcttttttcttcttggcTCCAGGTCAGAAATGCCATCATCCTGCAAGAATATATGATAATTAAAAACCACCAATAAAATGCATCGGTAAGCTGGATGTTTCAGCCATGTTCCGTAGTATATAGTACGACTCACTGTCAGCATTTTGTCTTTCCTCTTGCTCGTAACACTGTTGTCGGTCGAATCTCCATTGTCATTCTTCAAATGTGGTTCCACCTTCACAGAGAATCCTGCTACCATTTGACTCCTGCAGCTTGTCTGAGCTGCATCTGGTTGCTCCAAAGTTTTCTGCGTCTGAGTATCTGGCGGTGTCTCTGTGCGACAGTCGGCTGCCGTTGTCTGttgtggtggtggaggtggtaaAGTCATGCGTAGAAGTGAAGGACTGCCTGGAATCGACTCCCAATGGAAACCTTCGGACAGAGGCAGGTCAATGTCCTTCGGTTGTGTGGAGCTTTCTTGGATAGTTGGGCGGTTTACAAACTCGATTCCAAACCTGGAAACATACAGCAGACACAAAAGTAATTTGCAACTGTAAATAACAACTAAAAGGAAACACCTGATGTGATGGTGGCGTCCTCACCTGGGCAGCCCTTTtagctgcttcttcttcatgttgtcACAGATCTGGCTCCAGCTCAACTTACTTCTGGCTCCTGATAAGCTGAGCAACTTGTTCAGGGTTGGTTTCAGTCTGGCCTCTCTGACCCCCTGATTTTCGGCCGCTTTGTGGGCAATTCGGACCTTAGTGGTGTTGTTACATTTGGGCTCAAAGGATGTAGCTTCGACTGTAGGTTGTTTGAGAGAAGCCCAGCTGTCGGCAGCCACCTGAGACTCTCCTTCCCTGCTGCCTGATTGTCCATTCGCTGCTACAGAGCTCATCTCACAATACTGAGGTGCTTCTTGTGTCTTACTGAGTGCTCCCGGATTTGGCTTTGGTACAGTGgaagaacaaacagcagcagaggcagcagaaGCAGGGGTGTTGACCTGAGGAGATGGCACAGTTCTAGATGGAGCAGAAGTGGCATGGTTCCTGAGGGAAACGCCTGCTCGCTGCTCCACCTCAGTCCCAGCTTGCTGTGTGGCGTTCTGCCTCCTGGCTTCTCGGTCTGCTCTACATGGCTCCCTCACACCGAGCACTCTTCTGATGTGCTTCAGCATGGCACCGACGTCTACATCCTCTATCGGAGCTGCGTTGTCAGATTTTTTGGCTGAAGCAGGTTGAGCTGAA contains the following coding sequences:
- the znf106b gene encoding zinc finger protein 106 isoform X1; translation: MATRETLHENVGNKEKCPKPSKKCKQTYCLLCRKYHLKSEAHEHMHGMLHHRELERVLGKDIDHHCQACSTRCMGLNGYAKHISTAQHKAQLTMLVSKNIKPVSLLKTLDHDAINRIQERNKTLRNQEKKARKKKKKKEKQTEGQKQAETQQKKSVAPSKKVKLKKSQQVKLRIWRRVQEPQQEGSNFAVFQNKENSLRRSLHCADSTLQNQSRRFVYWPEPPAGGTWHHPHVQGQFTQSSQHLSYDSNFSVSRQFSRASVGSSQTDGHLTKPHESQWDVTEMTEPMSAVSKSSYHNPATYGDFTSDCLPQSGAIIFDHGEGESSGSSQPRQEGSAQPASAKKSDNAAPIEDVDVGAMLKHIRRVLGVREPCRADREARRQNATQQAGTEVEQRAGVSLRNHATSAPSRTVPSPQVNTPASAASAAVCSSTVPKPNPGALSKTQEAPQYCEMSSVAANGQSGSREGESQVAADSWASLKQPTVEATSFEPKCNNTTKVRIAHKAAENQGVREARLKPTLNKLLSLSGARSKLSWSQICDNMKKKQLKGLPRFGIEFVNRPTIQESSTQPKDIDLPLSEGFHWESIPGSPSLLRMTLPPPPPQQTTAADCRTETPPDTQTQKTLEQPDAAQTSCRSQMVAGFSVKVEPHLKNDNGDSTDNSVTSKRKDKMLTDDGISDLEPRRKKKTMNSNKDHSSMDQLLVVSLREEELSHSLQDLDQSLFQARNALQAAYAEVQRLMLLRQQFTAEVNGLRAKRIEILQEMQEGYTGASNLAEKPSTSSALVATTVQPPSLSTSGAFPTSSSQQTPATTSASSTPQPQPTPPTLSAKQEICQLPTAGQTSYFANTVSCNTDAPQVSMKQPVPLFPPNLLPSLLLQPPHLTTPATTAASAKQPTAESSASVNPPPPESSARQQEQEKQKGMKDCVKTAADPAESVCDEVAAGNHSKGQVKLREPATDKSVRERHESAAVANDEGNQSDDSVEVIDSSNSVVIYIESDHEESPETDSNVPVQPERPQSTESTRTLQQIDTDRKIQPFSMTANEATSPAEPAEDQEPSEGAFEGHTGPVLGLQVHDGLLYTCSGDNTARAYSLVNRECQAVFEGHTNKINCLLVSSLPNMPTRLYTGSSDQTVRCYNTKSKKCLEQISLPDRVLCLHIAWHILYVGLASGSVASFDLKTLKQLDVFECHGPRGVSCLGTAQEGARRLLLVGSYDSTISVRDAKSGLLLRSLEGHSKTVLCLKVVNDLVFSGSSDTSVHAHNIHTGDLIRIYKGHGHAVTAIVILGKVMVTACLDELVRVYELQSHDRLQVYGGHSGMVMCMAVHKSVIYTGCYDGSVQAVKLNLMQNYRCWWQNCSLIFGMSDHLVQHLVRDHSNPNMQMLKCRWRGCDSFFATRQSVKEELPEHMQGHVENDSKVQP
- the znf106b gene encoding zinc finger protein 106 isoform X2, which codes for MGLNGYAKHISTAQHKAQLTMLVSKNIKPVSLLKTLDHDAINRIQERNKTLRNQEKKARKKKKKKEKQTEGQKQAETQQKKSVAPSKKVKLKKSQQVKLRIWRRVQEPQQEGSNFAVFQNKENSLRRSLHCADSTLQNQSRRFVYWPEPPAGGTWHHPHVQGQFTQSSQHLSYDSNFSVSRQFSRASVGSSQTDGHLTKPHESQWDVTEMTEPMSAVSKSSYHNPATYGDFTSDCLPQSGAIIFDHGEGESSGSSQPRQEGSAQPASAKKSDNAAPIEDVDVGAMLKHIRRVLGVREPCRADREARRQNATQQAGTEVEQRAGVSLRNHATSAPSRTVPSPQVNTPASAASAAVCSSTVPKPNPGALSKTQEAPQYCEMSSVAANGQSGSREGESQVAADSWASLKQPTVEATSFEPKCNNTTKVRIAHKAAENQGVREARLKPTLNKLLSLSGARSKLSWSQICDNMKKKQLKGLPRFGIEFVNRPTIQESSTQPKDIDLPLSEGFHWESIPGSPSLLRMTLPPPPPQQTTAADCRTETPPDTQTQKTLEQPDAAQTSCRSQMVAGFSVKVEPHLKNDNGDSTDNSVTSKRKDKMLTDDGISDLEPRRKKKTMNSNKDHSSMDQLLVVSLREEELSHSLQDLDQSLFQARNALQAAYAEVQRLMLLRQQFTAEVNGLRAKRIEILQEMQEGYTGASNLAEKPSTSSALVATTVQPPSLSTSGAFPTSSSQQTPATTSASSTPQPQPTPPTLSAKQEICQLPTAGQTSYFANTVSCNTDAPQVSMKQPVPLFPPNLLPSLLLQPPHLTTPATTAASAKQPTAESSASVNPPPPESSARQQEQEKQKGMKDCVKTAADPAESVCDEVAAGNHSKGQVKLREPATDKSVRERHESAAVANDEGNQSDDSVEVIDSSNSVVIYIESDHEESPETDSNVPVQPERPQSTESTRTLQQIDTDRKIQPFSMTANEATSPAEPAEDQEPSEGAFEGHTGPVLGLQVHDGLLYTCSGDNTARAYSLVNRECQAVFEGHTNKINCLLVSSLPNMPTRLYTGSSDQTVRCYNTKSKKCLEQISLPDRVLCLHIAWHILYVGLASGSVASFDLKTLKQLDVFECHGPRGVSCLGTAQEGARRLLLVGSYDSTISVRDAKSGLLLRSLEGHSKTVLCLKVVNDLVFSGSSDTSVHAHNIHTGDLIRIYKGHGHAVTAIVILGKVMVTACLDELVRVYELQSHDRLQVYGGHSGMVMCMAVHKSVIYTGCYDGSVQAVKLNLMQNYRCWWQNCSLIFGMSDHLVQHLVRDHSNPNMQMLKCRWRGCDSFFATRQSVKEELPEHMQGHVENDSKVQP